Proteins from one Juglans microcarpa x Juglans regia isolate MS1-56 chromosome 1S, Jm3101_v1.0, whole genome shotgun sequence genomic window:
- the LOC121246316 gene encoding ethylene-responsive transcription factor RAP2-7-like, with protein MLDLNVKILSSTSLCDEKVETSMEVELENLPPGSGTQMEDSGTSTSSVVEEAPNNRDHEASSNNSYEFIFDILRKENHGTARPTKEVKDENPTSELVTRPLFPVTGKTGGEESELGSGLSSRPQWLNLSFSVSGGQAEPRILQQKQQQVRKRRRGPRSRSSQYRGVTFYRRTGRWESHIWDCGKQVYLGGFDTAHAAARAYDRAAIKFRGVDADINFDINDYEEDMKQMMNLTKEEFVHLLRRHSTGFSRGSSKYRDMTLHKCGRWEARMGQFMGKKAYDMAAIKSNGREAVTNFEPSTYEGKITAVDNNQGKPIHNLDLSLGVSNRSKAKDSGVDLHLHCNRDRLLGIRTTEKTDETVSSPRFANWAWQMQSNGIVSAMPILWLKG; from the exons atgttggATCTCAATGTTAAAATCCTCTCCAGTACTTCACTTTGTGATGAAAAGGTGGAGACGTCAATGGAAGTGGAACTGGAGAACCTCCCGCCGGGCTCAGGAACACAAATGGAAGACTCGGGGACTTCCACCTCCTCCGTTGTCGAAGAAGCTCCAAACAACCGAGATCATGAAGCCTCTTCCAATAACTCCTATGAATTCATCTTCGACATcttgagaaaagaaaatcacgGTACTGCCCGTCCCACTAAGGAGGTCAAAGACGAAAACCCGACATCGGAACTCGTTACTCGACCCCTTTTCCCGGTTACCGGCAAAACAGGAGGCGAGGAGTCTGAGTTAGGGTCAGGGTTGTCGTCGAGGCCTCAATGGTTGAACTTGTCGTTTTCTGTCTCGGGTGGTCAGGCCGAGCCGAGAATTTTGCAGCAGAAGCAACAGCAGGTGAGGAAAAGAAGGCGTGGGCCGAGGTCTAGGAGTTCGCAGTACCGGGGCGTTACGTTTTACCGGAGAACCGGGCGATGGGAATCACATATCTG GGATTGTGGGAAACAAGTATATTTAG GTGGGTTTGACACTGCTCATGCCGCTGCTAG AGCATATGATCGAGCTGCGATTAAGTTCCGTGGAGTTGACGCTGATATCAATTTTGACATAAACGATTATGAGGAAGATATGAAGCAG ATGATGAATCTGACAAAGGAAGAATTTGTACATCTTCTTCGTCGCCACAGCACAGGATTCTCTCGAGGGAGCTCAAAATACAGAGACATGACCCTGCATAAATGTGGTCGATGGGAAGCTCGTATGGGACAATTCATGGGGAAGAA GGCCTATGATATGGCAGCGATCAAATCGAATGGAAGGGAAGCAGTGACCAACTTTGAGCCAAGCACCTATGAAGGGAAGATAACTGCGGTTGACAATAATcaag GAAAGCCAATCCACAATCTGGATCTAAGCCTTGGGGTTTCTAACAGATCAAAGGCGAAGGACAGTGGGGTcgatcttcatcttcattgcAACAGAGATAGATTACTG GGCATTAGGACCACAGAGAAGACAGATGAAACTGTTTCTTCTCCAAGATTTGCAAACTGGGCATGGCAAATGCAGAGCAATGGGATTGTTAGTGCAATGCCAATATTGTGGTTAAAAggctaa